Proteins co-encoded in one Stomoxys calcitrans chromosome 5, idStoCalc2.1, whole genome shotgun sequence genomic window:
- the LOC131997625 gene encoding uncharacterized protein LOC131997625, whose product MEKIERLYQKLSSLNEYPESSMCLKNKMLLKIENTLLRSHRQRETTGIKKLYNSFFVLF is encoded by the coding sequence ATGGAGAAAATTGAACGTCTTTATCAGAAGTTGTCATCCCTCAATGAGTATCCGGAGAGTTCTATGTGCCTGAAAAACAAGATGCtgttaaaaatcgaaaatactTTATTGCGTAGCCATCGTCAACGTGAGACCACCGGTATTAAGAAGCTCTACAATTccttttttgtattgttttaa
- the LOC106091343 gene encoding protein NCBP2AS2 homolog: MVFRILMRYLANNEQLINRMAESYPMRRAAQIVVSLMYKAKDIAYETKLHEMSPERFKSFMNLFKSNVKQEIEGVKEELKKKKF, translated from the exons ATGGTGTTTCGTATACTAATGCGTTATTTGGCCAATAATGAGCAATTAATAAACCGCATGGCCGAAAGTTATCCAATGCGAAGAGCAGCTCAAATTGTAGTATCATTAATGTATAAGGCAAAGGACATAGCATATGAGACGAAACTGCATGAAATGTCGCCCGAGCGTTTCAA ATCTTTTATGAATCTTTTCAAGAGTAACGTTAAACAGGAGATTGAAGGCGTTAAAGAGGagctaaaaaagaaaaagttttaa
- the LOC106091335 gene encoding mediator of RNA polymerase II transcription subunit 9, protein MDLSPNCEPVDKKPILTADGLIQNTTNSSQTANNNPASASNSAKTLTASSLDIEILPAIYNIIRCVEKDPKDNSAKQRESQECSQKILELQKRFEAARAQVKLLPGIEYNKEEQLQQLELLRNQLKLKQQLIRKYKDIQF, encoded by the exons ATGGATTTATCACCAAACTGTGAACCAGTCGATAAAAAGCCCATATTAACTGCAGATGGTCTAATCCAAAACACAACAAATTCCAGTCAAACAGCAAATAACAATCCGGCATCTGCCTCTAATAGTGCCAAAACGTTGACAGCTTCGAGTCTTGACATTGAGATTCTGCCTGCTATATATAATATTATTCGCTG TGTAGAAAAGGATCCCAAAGACAATTCGGCGAAACAACGTGAATCCCAGGAGTGCAGTCAAAAG ATTTTGGAACTTCAAAAACGTTTCGAAGCGGCACGAGCCCAAGTAAAATTGTTACCTGGCATTGAGTACAACAAAGAGGAACAGCTTCAGCAATTAGAATTATTACGAAACCAATTGAAACTCAAACAACAATTGATACGAAAATATAAGGATATACAATTTTAG